From the Roseibium salinum genome, one window contains:
- a CDS encoding Crp/Fnr family transcriptional regulator: MHENDESPLTRKLAAFVALSDAELSVLERLHQRRRSFKVGTDLVHQGQSDRAAYILSEGWVCSYKIQPDGTRQIVDFQIPGDFLGLRSVLLRTSDHSFEPVVDIRAAEVLAADLLEAFAQTPRLATAILWAASRDEAMVVEHLVGLGRRDADARMAHFLLELGSRLALVGMGGRAGYDCPLTQYHLADALGLSAVHVNRVLRQLRERGLVTFRNGRVTFDDYAALIDLADFDPAYLDQSGPLLKW, encoded by the coding sequence TTGCACGAAAATGACGAAAGCCCCCTAACGCGAAAGCTTGCTGCCTTTGTCGCTCTTTCCGATGCGGAACTGTCCGTGCTGGAGCGTCTTCACCAGCGGCGCAGATCGTTCAAGGTGGGTACTGATCTCGTGCATCAGGGCCAGTCCGACAGGGCCGCCTATATCCTGTCGGAGGGCTGGGTGTGCTCCTACAAGATCCAGCCCGACGGGACGCGCCAGATCGTCGATTTCCAGATACCCGGCGATTTCCTGGGATTGCGCAGCGTTTTGCTCCGCACGTCGGACCACAGCTTTGAGCCGGTCGTCGACATTCGCGCGGCCGAGGTTCTGGCAGCCGACCTTCTGGAGGCATTTGCCCAGACCCCCCGGCTGGCAACGGCCATTCTATGGGCCGCCTCACGGGACGAGGCGATGGTGGTCGAGCATCTCGTCGGCCTCGGACGCCGCGATGCGGACGCGCGCATGGCGCATTTCCTGCTCGAACTCGGCTCCAGACTGGCACTGGTCGGCATGGGCGGGAGGGCGGGTTATGATTGTCCGCTGACGCAGTATCACCTCGCCGACGCACTGGGCTTGAGCGCGGTACACGTCAATCGCGTCCTGCGGCAGTTGCGGGAACGCGGACTGGTGACGTTCCGGAACGGCAGGGTGACGTTCGACGATTATGCCGCTCTCATCGACCTTGCGGACTTTGATCCTGCATATCTGGATCAGTCCGGCCCGCTTCTCAAGTGGTGA